TGCCCGCACTTTCTCGAAGGCCTGCCGGATGGAGGGGGCATAGAGGCTCGCATCGAGCGAATACTGCGGCTCCAAACGCAGGACACTTCGAAAGGCGGCATCGCTCTCCTTGAGCTTACCCGTGGCCCGGTAGTTGAGGGCATGGAGGAGCTGGGCCTGGGTATACAGCTGCCAGCGCGGGGCTCCCACGGGGAGGCGGGAAATTTCCTGGAGCGCGCTGTCGATGAGCTGCTCTGCCCGGGAGTGACGCGCCTCGTAGAACTGATTCTGCGCGGTATCGAGCTGGCGCTGGATGTCCTCAGCGTTTTGGGAGGGGGGCGGAAAGAGGCGCTCACTGAACTCGGCAAGGCCGAGGACTTGAGGGCCTTGCTGGTTGAACAAGGCCTCATGAACCGCTTTGGCGTGGTTGCTCAACTCCGCATCCTGACACTCTCCTGCTGCCACCACCATCCGGCGGGGTGTTGCCTGCGCCGCGCAGGAGAAAATACACGCGAAAATGAATAGGGTTGTTCGTGTCTTCATAGCAAGCCACTGGCCAGGCGGTTCACGTCCTCTGCACCTGGGAAGTGAGTTAGTAATTGTAGCGATGGATTTGGACACCGGGTTCACCGGGAGAACCAAGAAGTACGCCCGGCCAGGCGATATAGGGTCTTCCCAGGCGATCGATAGCGAAGGACATCGTTCGCGGTTCATTGGGAAAGTACCTATAGGCTGCGACAGGAAGGGATGCTCCAATTTCGACCCAGCCATTGCCGGTCCAGCGCCGAAGGTTGATTTGATATCCGGATGTGTGTTGAGGGGAGTGCGGGCTCAACCAAGCGATTAAGAGATTGCCTGCGTCATCTCTCTGCAGGTTGACAGATGAGATAAATGCATCGTCACCGTTGATTATGTCTAATGGAAATCCAAGGGCTTGCCATGTTGAGCCTTCAAGGCGTGAGACGATGAGCCGGGTTGATGGGGTAGTAAGATCTATCTCCGTCCATGCCAGAATAGGTCTGTTCAGTTCATCCAAGAGCATGCTCTCGGGCTGAGCGGTCGTATCCCCGGGAAGATCGCCTATGGGTTCGCCTTGGCTCTCCCAAGCGTTGCCGTTCCAGCGGCGCACGAGGATGTCTCCCTCTGACCATGCAACGAGGGGTTTGCCTGTGCTGTCCAGATGAAGTTGGATGTGGTCGGGCCGAATGACTGGTTTTGTGTTGAGTGTGGCGGCGAGTTCAAGCCAGGTGTTGTTGACTCTTCGCCAGACGCGAAGGTTGGTGTTTGTTGGACTCCAAGCAAGGGTCGGAATATCCTTGTCATCAAGGCGGATGGTAAAGCCTGATTTGTCTTCGATGTTGAACATGCCGGGGTTGGAGTTTGAGGTATGGGCAATGTTTTCCCATTTGATTGTGTTCCATTGGCTGATATTTAGGTGGTGGGCTCCGATTGGTGAAGAGTCGTCTACTTGAGGCCAAGCGACGATTGGGTTGCTGGAGGAATCAAGTTGGGTGATGTGTGGATGCCAAGTAGGGTTTTCGAATGTGATTTGAGGGGCTAGGGGATTGCCCGCTGAAATCCATTCAGTGCTTGCCAAGCGGTGGGAGTGAATTGTGAAAGGGTCACGTGGGGCTTGTGTTCTCTCGGTCCATGAAACAAGTGGACTGTTATCTTTGGTGATTAGCAAGTGAGGAGCATAGGGGAACGTGTCTCCCGGTATGCTGAGAGTCCCGACCGAAAACGAGAGCGGTAAGCTCCAAGTCCAGGTGCCCATGGGCGGAGTCAGTGGGTTGCCCGCTAGATCAACGATTCCTTCTGTGAGGGACAGTTGAATGCTGTTTGGAACAGTCGGACGCGTGACGGGGGTGATGGTCAGTTTCTTGCCATCCGGTGATAACGAGAGCGCTGTGGCTGCTTCTGCTCCGCCTACTTCCAGTTTCACGGAGTCCTGCGTCAAGGTGCTGGCCTTGACCGGCTCGGAGAACGTGGCTTCGATCGGTTCTCGAACCCAGACGTCCTGAGCGCCGGAAGTGGGTTTTTGCTCAGTGAGCCGGGGCGGAGTGCGATCCACGATGACTTCACGTGCTTCGCTGCTGAATTCTTGGCCGTCTAGACGCGCGCGTGCGCGGAGCCGGTGCGTGCCCTCGGGGGTGCTCCGCGTGTCCCATTCAAAGCGATAGGGGGCCTCAAGCCTGGTGAGTGGCTGCTCGTCGAGCACCAGTTCCACGTGCTCTGGGAGCGCGCCTTGGACTTGAAGCTGAATGCTGACGGCTCCGTTGGTGTAGGTGGTGTCTGTGGGGGCCGTCAGGGTTAACGTCAGGATCGGTGGGCGCTCGACCTCTGGGAGCTGGATGCAGGAGACGAGGAAAACCG
This region of Stigmatella aurantiaca genomic DNA includes:
- a CDS encoding Ig-like domain-containing protein, which gives rise to MNPTKRLLILSAVFLVSCIQLPEVERPPILTLTLTAPTDTTYTNGAVSIQLQVQGALPEHVELVLDEQPLTRLEAPYRFEWDTRSTPEGTHRLRARARLDGQEFSSEAREVIVDRTPPRLTEQKPTSGAQDVWVREPIEATFSEPVKASTLTQDSVKLEVGGAEAATALSLSPDGKKLTITPVTRPTVPNSIQLSLTEGIVDLAGNPLTPPMGTWTWSLPLSFSVGTLSIPGDTFPYAPHLLITKDNSPLVSWTERTQAPRDPFTIHSHRLASTEWISAGNPLAPQITFENPTWHPHITQLDSSSNPIVAWPQVDDSSPIGAHHLNISQWNTIKWENIAHTSNSNPGMFNIEDKSGFTIRLDDKDIPTLAWSPTNTNLRVWRRVNNTWLELAATLNTKPVIRPDHIQLHLDSTGKPLVAWSEGDILVRRWNGNAWESQGEPIGDLPGDTTAQPESMLLDELNRPILAWTEIDLTTPSTRLIVSRLEGSTWQALGFPLDIINGDDAFISSVNLQRDDAGNLLIAWLSPHSPQHTSGYQINLRRWTGNGWVEIGASLPVAAYRYFPNEPRTMSFAIDRLGRPYIAWPGVLLGSPGEPGVQIHRYNY